The following proteins come from a genomic window of Streptococcus oralis:
- the pyk gene encoding pyruvate kinase gives MNKRVKIVATLGPAVEIRGGKKFGDDGYWGEKLDVEASAQNIAKLIEAGANTFRFNFSHGDHQEQGERMATVKLAEKLAGKKVGFLLDTKGPEIRTELFEGDAKEYSYKTGEKIRVATKQGIKSTREVIALNVAGALDIYDDVEVGRQVLVDDGKLGLRVVAKDDATREFEVEVENDGIIAKQKGVNIPNTKIPFPALAERDNDDIRFGLEQGINFIAISFVRTAKDVNEVRAICEETGNGHVQLFAKIENQQGIDNLDEIIEAADGIMIARGDMGIEVPFEMVPVYQKMIITKVNAAGKVAITATNMLETMTEKPRATRSEVSDVFNAVIDGTDATMLSGESANGKYPLESVTTMATIDKNAQTLLKEYGRLSSVNLSRNSKTEVMASAVKDATNSMNIKLVVTLTKTGHTARLISKYRPDADILAITFDELTQRGLMLNWGVIPVTTDRPSNTDDMFDLAERIAVEQGLVESGDDIVIVAGVPLGEAVRTNTMRIRTVR, from the coding sequence ATGAACAAACGTGTAAAAATCGTTGCAACTTTGGGTCCTGCGGTAGAAATCCGTGGTGGTAAAAAATTCGGTGATGACGGATACTGGGGAGAAAAACTTGACGTTGAAGCTTCAGCTCAAAATATTGCGAAATTGATTGAAGCAGGAGCAAACACTTTCCGCTTCAACTTCTCACACGGTGACCACCAAGAACAAGGTGAGCGTATGGCAACTGTTAAACTTGCTGAAAAACTTGCAGGTAAAAAAGTTGGTTTCCTTCTTGATACTAAAGGACCTGAAATCCGTACAGAATTGTTTGAAGGTGACGCAAAAGAGTACTCTTACAAAACTGGTGAAAAAATCCGTGTTGCAACTAAACAAGGAATCAAATCAACTCGTGAAGTGATTGCTTTGAACGTTGCGGGTGCTCTTGACATCTACGACGATGTTGAAGTTGGTCGTCAAGTATTGGTTGACGATGGTAAGCTTGGTCTTCGAGTTGTTGCTAAAGACGATGCAACTCGTGAATTTGAAGTTGAAGTTGAAAACGACGGAATTATCGCTAAACAAAAAGGTGTAAACATCCCTAACACTAAAATTCCTTTCCCAGCACTTGCTGAACGTGATAACGATGATATCCGTTTCGGTCTTGAGCAAGGTATTAACTTCATCGCGATCTCATTCGTACGTACTGCAAAAGACGTAAACGAAGTTCGTGCAATCTGTGAAGAAACTGGTAATGGTCACGTTCAATTGTTCGCTAAAATCGAAAACCAACAAGGTATCGACAACTTGGATGAAATCATTGAAGCTGCTGACGGTATCATGATTGCTCGTGGTGACATGGGTATCGAAGTACCATTCGAAATGGTCCCAGTTTACCAAAAAATGATCATCACAAAAGTAAATGCAGCTGGTAAAGTCGCTATCACAGCAACAAACATGCTTGAAACAATGACTGAAAAACCACGTGCGACTCGTTCAGAAGTATCAGACGTATTTAACGCTGTTATCGACGGAACTGACGCTACAATGCTTTCAGGTGAGTCTGCAAATGGTAAATATCCACTTGAGTCAGTTACTACGATGGCAACTATTGACAAAAATGCTCAAACTCTTTTAAAAGAATACGGTCGCTTGTCATCTGTTAACTTGTCACGTAATTCTAAGACTGAGGTTATGGCTTCAGCTGTTAAGGATGCGACAAACTCTATGAATATCAAGTTGGTGGTTACTCTTACTAAGACAGGTCACACTGCTCGTTTAATTTCTAAATACCGTCCAGATGCTGATATCTTGGCAATCACTTTCGATGAATTGACTCAGCGTGGTTTGATGTTGAACTGGGGAGTTATTCCAGTAACAACTGATCGCCCATCAAACACTGATGATATGTTTGATCTCGCTGAAAGAATTGCAGTTGAGCAAGGTTTGGTAGAATCTGGTGATGATATTGTTATCGTTGCAGGTGTACCGCTTGGAGAAGCTGTCCGTACAAACACAATGCGTATCCGTACAGTACGTTAA
- the pfkA gene encoding 6-phosphofructokinase, with protein MKRIAVLTSGGDAPGMNAAIRAVVRQAISEGMEVFGIYDGYAGMVAGEIYPLDAASVGDIISRGGTFLHSARYPEFAQLEGQLKGIEQLKKHGIEGVVVIGGDGSYHGAMRLTEHGFPAIGLPGTIDNDIVGTDFTIGFDTAVTTAMDAIDKIRDTSSSHRRTFVVEVMGRNAGDIALWAGIATGADEIIIPEEGFNMEEIVASIKAGYEHGKKHNIIVLAEGVMSAAEFGQKLKEAGDTSDLRVTELGHIQRGGSPTARDRVLASRLGAHAVKLLKQGIGGVAVGIRNEKMVENPILGTAEEGALFSLTEDGKIVVNNPHKADLELSSLNKSLS; from the coding sequence ATGAAACGTATTGCTGTTTTGACTAGCGGTGGAGACGCCCCTGGTATGAACGCTGCCATCCGTGCAGTAGTTCGTCAAGCAATCTCAGAAGGAATGGAAGTCTTTGGTATCTATGATGGATACGCAGGGATGGTTGCCGGTGAAATCTATCCACTTGATGCTGCTTCAGTTGGAGACATCATTTCACGTGGTGGTACTTTCCTTCACTCTGCTCGTTACCCTGAGTTTGCACAACTTGAAGGTCAACTTAAAGGGATTGAGCAGTTGAAAAAACACGGGATCGAAGGTGTCGTTGTAATCGGTGGTGACGGTTCTTATCACGGAGCTATGCGCTTGACTGAGCATGGATTCCCAGCTATCGGTCTGCCGGGCACAATTGATAATGACATCGTAGGTACTGATTTCACAATTGGATTTGATACTGCAGTTACTACTGCAATGGATGCGATTGATAAGATTCGTGATACATCATCAAGTCACCGTCGTACTTTCGTTGTAGAAGTAATGGGACGTAACGCTGGTGATATCGCGCTTTGGGCAGGTATTGCTACTGGTGCCGATGAAATCATTATTCCTGAAGAAGGCTTCAACATGGAAGAAATCGTAGCTAGCATCAAAGCTGGTTATGAACACGGTAAGAAACACAACATCATTGTCTTGGCGGAAGGTGTTATGTCAGCAGCTGAATTTGGTCAAAAACTAAAAGAAGCTGGAGACACTAGTGACCTTCGTGTAACTGAACTTGGTCACATCCAACGTGGTGGTTCACCAACTGCGCGTGACCGCGTCTTGGCGTCACGCTTGGGAGCACATGCTGTTAAACTCCTCAAACAAGGAATCGGTGGTGTCGCTGTTGGTATTCGTAATGAGAAAATGGTTGAAAATCCAATTCTTGGAACAGCAGAAGAGGGAGCTTTGTTTAGCTTGACTGAAGATGGTAAGATCGTGGTGAACAACCCGCACAAAGCTGATCTTGAACTATCTAGCTTGAACAAGAGCTTGTCCTAA
- a CDS encoding DNA polymerase III subunit alpha produces MIAQLDTKTVYSFMESVVSIEKYVHTAKDYGYSHLAIMDVDNLYGAYHFLEVTRKYGIQSLIGLEMTLSIDEKAISFRFLALSTKGYQELMKLSTLKMTGRKNWSDFTSHLEDVAVIVPYFDGIDQLDLGHDYFIGVSPNTPQEVFARPIIPLYQVNSFEKEDMQVLQILSAIKDNVSLREVDVHSQQGIFLPASEIEARFKNRFPQAFANLQGLIENVSYQLDPSLKLPRFNPERPAVEELRERAEQGLSDKGLTSAIYRERLNEELAVIHDMGFDDYFLVVWDLLRFGRSQGYYMGMGRGSAVGSLVAYSLDITGIDPVEKNLIFERFLNRERYTMPDIDIDIPDLYRPEFIRYVRDRYGSQHVAQIVTYSTFGAKQAIRDVFKRYGVPEYELTNITKKISFRDTLTTAYEKNLQFRQVINSKIEYQKAFEIARKIEGYPRQTSIHAAGVVMSDQDLTDYIPLKYGEDMLITQYDAHAVEANGLLKMDFLGLRNLTFVQKMQKLLAESEGIHLKIEEIDLEDKETLALFASGNTKGIFQFEQPGAIRLLKRVQPQVFEEVVATTSLNRPGASDYIDNFVARKHGKEKVTVLDPALEDILSTTYGIMLYQEQVMQVAQRFGGFSLGKADILRRAMGKKNAKEMHLMKEDFITGAMKLGHTEEKANQVFAVMEKFAGYGFNRSHAYAYSALAFQLAYFKTHYPAIFFQVMLNYSSSDYIVDALQIGFEVAPLAINSIPYHDKIAQKKIYLGLKAIKGLPRDLSYWIIENRPFSSIEDFVTRLPKNYKKLSLLTPLFELGLFDEFDKNRQKILVNLPNLFVFVEELGGLFADASYSWTETDDFTEAEKFYKEQELIGVGISAHPLQTLAKQALYPTTPITNLTEGAQATLLVEVQKIKVIRTKKGESMAFLQVHDSKSRLDVTVFSDQYRKFASILSEGKFYYINGKVQSRDGRLQMIAQDLKEAVAERFWIQLKNHEYDKEISNILEQYKGPIPVIIRYVEEEKTIVSSRHFVKKDPALQEKLEGIAMKTIYR; encoded by the coding sequence ATGATTGCACAGCTCGACACCAAGACTGTTTATAGTTTTATGGAAAGTGTGGTTTCTATTGAAAAATATGTACATACAGCTAAAGATTATGGCTATTCTCACCTTGCTATCATGGATGTGGATAATCTTTATGGAGCCTATCACTTTTTAGAAGTGACTCGAAAATATGGAATCCAATCTTTAATTGGTCTTGAAATGACCTTGAGTATAGACGAGAAGGCGATTTCTTTCCGTTTTCTTGCTCTATCTACTAAAGGTTACCAAGAGTTGATGAAGTTATCCACTTTAAAAATGACTGGACGAAAAAATTGGTCTGACTTTACCAGCCACCTTGAGGACGTTGCCGTTATTGTTCCTTATTTTGATGGAATCGATCAGCTGGATTTGGGTCATGATTATTTTATTGGGGTTAGTCCCAATACTCCCCAAGAAGTCTTTGCCAGACCCATTATTCCCCTCTATCAGGTTAACTCCTTTGAAAAAGAAGACATGCAGGTTTTGCAAATCTTATCGGCAATCAAGGATAATGTTAGTCTGCGAGAAGTGGATGTGCATTCACAACAAGGGATTTTTCTACCAGCCTCAGAAATAGAAGCTAGATTTAAAAATCGCTTTCCTCAGGCGTTTGCCAATCTCCAAGGCTTGATAGAGAATGTTAGCTATCAACTTGATCCAAGTTTAAAACTCCCACGCTTTAATCCTGAAAGACCAGCGGTAGAAGAACTTAGAGAGAGAGCCGAGCAAGGCTTGAGTGACAAGGGGCTAACCTCAGCTATCTATCGTGAGCGCTTGAATGAAGAATTAGCTGTGATTCATGATATGGGCTTTGATGACTATTTCCTGGTTGTTTGGGATTTGTTGCGTTTTGGACGTTCCCAAGGCTACTATATGGGAATGGGACGTGGTTCTGCTGTGGGTAGTTTGGTGGCCTATTCACTTGACATCACAGGAATTGATCCAGTTGAGAAGAATTTAATTTTCGAGCGCTTTTTAAATCGTGAGCGATACACTATGCCCGATATTGACATTGACATTCCAGACCTTTATAGACCAGAGTTCATTCGTTATGTTCGTGATCGGTATGGCAGTCAACACGTGGCGCAAATTGTCACTTATTCGACCTTTGGAGCAAAACAGGCAATTCGTGATGTTTTCAAACGCTATGGCGTTCCAGAGTACGAATTAACAAATATTACGAAAAAAATCAGTTTCCGAGATACGCTAACGACGGCCTATGAAAAGAATTTGCAATTTAGACAGGTCATCAATAGCAAGATTGAATACCAAAAAGCTTTTGAGATTGCTCGAAAGATTGAAGGTTATCCTCGTCAGACCTCTATTCATGCAGCCGGAGTAGTTATGAGTGACCAAGACTTGACGGACTATATTCCTCTAAAATATGGTGAGGATATGCTCATCACCCAGTATGATGCTCATGCAGTTGAAGCTAATGGACTTCTAAAAATGGATTTCCTCGGTTTGCGTAACCTGACTTTCGTACAAAAAATGCAGAAATTGCTAGCTGAGTCAGAAGGTATTCATCTGAAAATCGAAGAGATTGATCTGGAAGACAAAGAAACTCTGGCCCTTTTTGCTTCTGGAAATACCAAGGGGATTTTCCAATTTGAACAACCTGGCGCCATTCGACTCTTGAAACGAGTTCAGCCGCAAGTCTTTGAAGAGGTAGTAGCAACGACCTCTCTAAACAGACCTGGTGCTAGCGATTATATTGATAACTTTGTCGCTCGAAAGCACGGCAAAGAAAAGGTGACGGTACTAGATCCTGCCTTAGAGGACATTCTGTCAACAACCTACGGTATCATGCTCTATCAAGAGCAAGTCATGCAGGTGGCTCAGCGCTTTGGAGGTTTCAGCCTTGGCAAAGCCGATATCCTCAGACGAGCCATGGGTAAGAAAAATGCTAAAGAAATGCATTTGATGAAGGAAGATTTTATCACAGGAGCTATGAAATTGGGGCATACAGAAGAAAAGGCCAATCAAGTTTTTGCAGTGATGGAAAAGTTTGCAGGCTATGGATTTAACCGATCCCACGCTTATGCCTACTCAGCCCTGGCTTTCCAGCTTGCCTATTTCAAGACGCACTATCCTGCTATTTTCTTCCAAGTCATGTTGAATTATTCTAGCAGTGATTACATTGTAGATGCATTGCAGATAGGCTTTGAAGTAGCGCCTTTAGCAATCAACAGTATTCCCTATCATGATAAGATTGCCCAGAAGAAAATCTATCTTGGTCTAAAAGCCATTAAGGGACTACCGAGAGATTTGTCTTACTGGATTATCGAAAATCGTCCCTTCTCAAGCATTGAAGATTTCGTCACACGTCTTCCTAAGAATTACAAGAAACTATCGCTTTTGACTCCTTTGTTTGAATTGGGGCTTTTTGATGAATTTGACAAGAATCGCCAGAAAATCCTAGTGAATCTGCCCAATTTGTTTGTTTTTGTTGAGGAGTTGGGTGGCCTCTTTGCAGATGCAAGCTATAGCTGGACTGAGACGGATGATTTTACTGAAGCAGAGAAATTTTACAAGGAGCAGGAACTGATTGGGGTAGGTATTAGTGCCCATCCTCTCCAAACTCTTGCCAAACAAGCCCTATATCCGACGACGCCAATCACTAATCTAACCGAGGGAGCTCAAGCCACTCTCCTAGTTGAAGTTCAAAAGATTAAAGTGATTCGAACCAAGAAAGGCGAGAGTATGGCCTTTCTACAGGTTCATGATAGTAAGTCTAGGCTGGATGTAACTGTATTTTCAGACCAATATCGAAAATTCGCTTCCATTTTATCCGAAGGGAAATTCTACTACATCAATGGCAAGGTTCAATCTCGAGATGGTCGTCTGCAAATGATTGCACAAGATTTGAAAGAAGCAGTCGCTGAACGATTCTGGATTCAACTTAAAAATCATGAATACGATAAAGAGATTTCAAATATCTTGGAACAATATAAAGGCCCTATTCCTGTTATTATCAGGTATGTAGAGGAAGAAAAAACAATTGTTTCCTCCCGTCATTTTGTAAAAAAAGACCCTGCTTTACAGGAAAAATTAGAGGGAATTGCTATGAAAACGATTTATCGCTAA
- a CDS encoding Xaa-Pro dipeptidyl-peptidase has translation MRFNQFSYLPVSHSQVLRELSQLGLKLVPEQASKKQLEQFVRWSFFTYTNTDYALSTLAVDKETDLLSFFQSDCDLTPEIFYTVTFQLLGFSYLIDFEDAEQFCKETGFPIVYGDLIENFYQLLNTRTKKGNTLIDQLVSDGLISEDNHYHYFNGKSLATFSNHDVIREVVYVESRVDTDKDGLPDLVKVSVIRPRYDGQVPALMTASPYHQGTNDKASDKALYKMEGELEVKPTHIIELEEPEIDFVEPLGQAEVVSEAEEKLSHINSSYTLNDYFLPRGFANLYVSGLGTKDSQGLMTNGDYQQIEAYKNVIDWLNGRCRAFTDHTRKRQIKADWSNGKVATTGISYLGTMSNGLATTGVDGLEVIIAEAGISSWYNYYRENGLVTSPGGYPGEDFDSLAELTYSRNLLAGDYIRGNGAHQADLEKVKEKLDRKTGDYNQFWHDRNYLLNAHKVQAEVVFTHGSQDWNVKPLHVYQMFHALPTHINKHLFFHHGAHVYMNNWQSIDFRESMNALLSKKLLGLDSSYQLPTVIWQDNTVPQTWQTLDDFGKQDKLHTFSLGTEEKVIQNQYDQNDFDRYGKTYQTFNTELYQGKANQITIDLPVTNDIHLNGRVVLKLHVKSSTNKGLLSAQLLELGQKKYLQPYPAVLSARTIDNGRYHMLENLCELPFNSSAQRVITKGYLNLQNRNDLLLVEDITTDEWMDVQLELQPTIYKLKEGDTLRLVLYTTDFEITIRDNTDYHLTVDLTQSSITIPS, from the coding sequence ATGCGTTTTAATCAATTCAGCTACTTGCCCGTTTCTCATTCGCAAGTTTTACGCGAGTTATCTCAGCTTGGTTTGAAGCTGGTACCAGAACAAGCATCAAAAAAACAACTTGAACAATTTGTCCGCTGGAGTTTTTTCACTTATACCAATACCGATTATGCTCTATCCACTTTAGCTGTGGATAAAGAAACGGACCTTTTGAGCTTCTTTCAGTCAGATTGTGACCTGACTCCTGAGATTTTTTATACTGTGACTTTTCAACTTCTGGGATTTAGTTATCTGATTGACTTTGAGGATGCCGAACAATTCTGTAAAGAAACTGGATTTCCTATTGTTTATGGAGACCTCATCGAAAATTTTTATCAATTGCTAAATACGCGAACGAAAAAAGGAAATACGCTCATCGACCAGCTTGTTAGTGATGGACTCATTTCAGAAGATAATCACTACCACTACTTTAACGGTAAAAGCTTGGCAACCTTCTCTAATCATGATGTCATTCGTGAAGTCGTGTATGTCGAGAGTCGTGTGGATACTGATAAAGACGGACTCCCTGATTTAGTCAAAGTCAGCGTTATTCGCCCACGTTACGATGGTCAAGTGCCTGCTCTTATGACCGCCAGCCCTTATCACCAAGGGACCAACGATAAAGCCAGTGACAAGGCTCTCTACAAAATGGAAGGAGAGCTTGAGGTCAAACCTACCCACATTATTGAACTTGAGGAGCCTGAGATTGATTTTGTCGAGCCTCTTGGTCAAGCAGAAGTCGTCTCTGAAGCTGAAGAAAAGCTATCTCATATCAATAGCTCATATACTCTAAATGACTACTTCCTCCCACGTGGATTTGCCAATCTCTATGTATCGGGTCTTGGAACTAAAGATTCTCAAGGTCTCATGACCAATGGGGACTACCAGCAGATTGAGGCATATAAAAATGTCATTGATTGGCTCAATGGCCGTTGCCGTGCTTTCACGGATCACACACGCAAACGTCAAATCAAGGCTGACTGGTCAAACGGCAAAGTCGCAACAACAGGAATTTCTTATCTAGGCACCATGTCCAATGGTCTTGCGACAACCGGTGTTGATGGCTTGGAAGTGATTATCGCAGAAGCAGGTATTTCCTCTTGGTATAACTACTATCGGGAAAATGGCCTAGTGACTAGCCCAGGTGGTTATCCAGGTGAGGATTTTGACTCACTTGCTGAATTGACCTACTCCCGTAATCTCCTAGCTGGTGATTATATTCGTGGTAATGGAGCTCATCAGGCAGACTTAGAGAAGGTAAAAGAAAAACTCGATCGCAAGACTGGTGACTACAATCAGTTTTGGCATGACCGCAACTATCTGCTCAATGCTCATAAGGTTCAAGCTGAGGTCGTCTTTACACATGGTTCTCAAGATTGGAACGTCAAACCTCTTCATGTTTACCAGATGTTTCATGCTCTTCCAACTCATATCAATAAGCACCTCTTTTTCCATCATGGGGCTCATGTTTATATGAATAACTGGCAGTCAATCGACTTCCGTGAGTCCATGAATGCCCTCTTAAGCAAGAAATTGTTAGGACTTGACTCAAGCTATCAACTTCCTACTGTCATCTGGCAAGACAATACTGTACCTCAGACGTGGCAGACTCTTGATGACTTTGGCAAACAGGATAAACTTCATACATTCTCTCTTGGAACTGAGGAAAAAGTGATTCAAAACCAGTACGATCAAAATGATTTTGACCGTTATGGCAAGACTTACCAGACCTTCAACACTGAGCTTTACCAAGGAAAAGCCAATCAAATCACCATTGACCTTCCAGTGACCAATGACATCCACTTAAATGGGCGAGTGGTGCTGAAACTTCATGTCAAATCAAGCACAAACAAGGGCTTATTATCTGCTCAACTGCTAGAACTTGGACAAAAGAAATATCTACAACCTTATCCAGCTGTTTTAAGTGCTAGAACCATTGACAACGGTCGCTACCACATGCTTGAAAATCTCTGTGAACTACCATTCAACTCAAGTGCCCAACGTGTCATCACCAAAGGCTACCTTAATTTACAAAATAGAAATGACTTACTATTAGTAGAGGATATTACTACAGATGAATGGATGGATGTGCAATTAGAACTGCAACCAACTATTTACAAGTTAAAAGAAGGAGATACTCTCCGTTTAGTCCTCTATACAACAGACTTTGAGATCACAATTCGAGATAATACAGACTACCACTTAACAGTCGATCTCACACAATCCTCCATCACCATCCCCTCATAA
- a CDS encoding arginine repressor → MNKSEHRHQLIRALVAKNKIHTQAELQALLAENDIQVTQATLSRDIKTMNLSKVREADHSYYVLNTGSISKWEKRLENYMEDGLVMLRPVQHQVVLKTLPGLAQSFGAVLDALDFKQIIATVCGDDVCLLICENAEEAQTCFEILKKFAPPFFFND, encoded by the coding sequence ATGAATAAATCTGAACATAGACACCAACTCATCCGCGCGCTTGTAGCCAAAAATAAGATTCATACACAGGCAGAGTTGCAAGCTTTACTAGCTGAAAACGACATCCAAGTCACACAGGCCACTCTCTCACGCGATATCAAAACCATGAATCTATCAAAGGTTCGCGAAGCAGATCATTCTTACTATGTTTTAAATACTGGCTCCATCTCCAAATGGGAAAAACGCTTGGAAAACTATATGGAAGATGGACTAGTTATGCTACGTCCTGTCCAGCATCAGGTTGTCCTCAAAACCTTGCCAGGTCTTGCCCAATCGTTTGGAGCTGTTCTTGATGCTCTCGATTTTAAACAAATCATTGCTACCGTATGTGGTGATGATGTCTGCCTTCTTATCTGTGAAAACGCTGAAGAGGCACAGACTTGCTTTGAAATTCTTAAAAAATTTGCGCCACCATTTTTCTTCAATGACTAA
- the obgE gene encoding GTPase ObgE — MSMFLDTAKIKVKAGNGGDGMVAFRREKYVPNGGPWGGDGGRGGNVVFVVDEGLRTLMDFRYNRHFKADSGEKGMTKGMHGRGAEDLRVRVPQGTTVRDAETGKVITDLIEHGQEFIVAHGGRGGRGNIRFATPKNPAPEISENGEPGQERELQLELKILADVGLVGFPSVGKSTLLSVITSAKPKIGAYHFTTIVPNLGMVRTHSGESFAVADLPGLIEGASQGVGLGTQFLRHIERTRVILHVIDMSASEGRDPYEDYLAINKELESYNLRLMERPQIIVANKMDMPESQENFAIFKEKLAANYDEFEELPAIFPISGLTKQGLATLLDATAELLDKTPEFPIYDESDMEEEAYYGFDEEEKAFEISRDDDATWVLSGEKLMKLFNMTNFDRDESVMKFARQLRGMGVDEALRARGAKDGDLVRIGKFEFEFVD, encoded by the coding sequence ATGAGTATGTTTTTAGATACAGCTAAGATCAAGGTCAAGGCTGGTAATGGTGGCGATGGCATGGTTGCCTTTCGCCGTGAAAAATATGTCCCGAATGGTGGTCCTTGGGGCGGTGATGGTGGACGTGGTGGTAACGTTGTTTTCGTTGTAGACGAAGGTTTGCGCACCTTGATGGATTTCCGCTATAACCGTCATTTCAAGGCTGATTCTGGTGAAAAAGGAATGACCAAAGGGATGCATGGACGTGGTGCAGAAGATCTTCGTGTTCGTGTACCACAAGGAACGACTGTACGTGATGCAGAAACAGGTAAAGTCATTACAGACTTGATTGAGCATGGGCAAGAGTTTATCGTGGCTCATGGTGGTCGAGGTGGTCGAGGAAACATCCGTTTTGCGACACCAAAAAATCCTGCACCTGAAATCTCTGAGAATGGAGAACCAGGTCAAGAACGTGAGTTGCAACTGGAATTGAAGATCCTAGCTGATGTTGGCTTAGTCGGTTTCCCATCTGTCGGAAAGTCAACTTTGCTTAGTGTTATTACTTCAGCGAAACCAAAGATTGGTGCCTACCACTTTACAACTATTGTCCCTAATCTAGGGATGGTTCGTACACACTCGGGTGAATCTTTTGCCGTAGCGGACCTTCCGGGCTTGATTGAAGGTGCCAGTCAAGGTGTCGGCTTGGGAACCCAGTTTCTCCGTCACATCGAACGCACTCGAGTTATCCTCCATGTCATCGATATGTCAGCTAGCGAAGGACGTGATCCTTATGAGGATTACCTTGCTATCAATAAAGAATTGGAATCCTATAACCTTCGTCTCATGGAACGTCCGCAGATCATTGTAGCTAACAAGATGGATATGCCTGAAAGTCAGGAAAATTTTGCAATCTTCAAGGAAAAATTGGCAGCAAACTACGACGAGTTCGAGGAACTTCCAGCCATCTTCCCAATTTCTGGTCTGACCAAGCAAGGGTTGGCTACACTTTTGGACGCGACAGCCGAATTGTTAGACAAGACTCCAGAATTCCCGATTTATGATGAATCCGATATGGAAGAAGAGGCTTACTATGGCTTTGACGAGGAAGAAAAAGCCTTTGAGATTAGTCGTGATGATGATGCGACATGGGTACTTTCTGGTGAAAAACTCATGAAACTCTTTAACATGACCAACTTTGATCGTGATGAGTCTGTCATGAAGTTTGCTCGTCAGTTACGTGGTATGGGGGTTGACGAAGCCCTTCGTGCGCGTGGTGCCAAGGATGGCGATTTAGTCCGAATCGGTAAATTTGAGTTTGAATTTGTAGACTAG
- a CDS encoding DUF4044 domain-containing protein produces the protein MAFGDNGKRKKTMFEKVTLFVVLIMLFVTLAGIFATALGAFSRF, from the coding sequence ATGGCTTTTGGAGATAATGGAAAACGTAAAAAAACAATGTTTGAAAAAGTAACGCTTTTTGTCGTGCTAATTATGTTGTTTGTAACCCTTGCTGGTATTTTTGCGACAGCGCTTGGAGCTTTTAGCAGATTCTAA
- a CDS encoding PspC domain-containing protein yields MAKKFMRSGRDQKIGGVCAGVAHYFDIDPTIVRVIWGVLAFCYGAGVLAYLILWVIAPVSSEY; encoded by the coding sequence ATGGCAAAAAAATTTATGAGAAGTGGTAGAGATCAAAAAATTGGAGGCGTTTGCGCAGGTGTAGCCCACTATTTTGATATTGACCCTACTATTGTCCGTGTGATTTGGGGCGTTCTTGCCTTTTGTTATGGGGCAGGGGTACTTGCTTACTTGATTTTATGGGTAATTGCGCCTGTTTCTAGCGAATATTAA